The Haloarcula sp. H-GB4 genome contains a region encoding:
- the trkA gene encoding Trk system potassium transporter TrkA, with the protein MRVIIAGAGQVGTRVAAALDANHDVVMIDVNTDRIDRLRYDLDVLTVPGDSSAIETLREAGIKDADILIAITDSDEINIITCGTARALTDVTTVARVKDLKYIDTWDQAENVFDVDFMVGSNLLTVAAAAGGIGLPAAQNFDVFAGGTVQMAEFEIKPDSPILGQTISEADAYDALTFAVIFRNGATIFPTGKTRIQPGDNVVVTGRPDSVHSFGTELAPRETGPQNVLIIGGSDTGYHTAQLLEERGLRPHLIETDADRARELSERLSATRVRNKDPTDRDFLEDERMADVDVVVAALAHDSEENLLAALRAKREGADQSVAIVDHGEYVDLFEDAGVDIAVNPRRATAREIIEFVRDQDTQNVALLEDNQAEVIEIRIDTDSVLAGRPISEAIGDLPEDVVIGALTRNGSYRMPRGDTVIEPGDHAVILADSDVVEDTIEQL; encoded by the coding sequence ATGCGGGTCATAATAGCTGGCGCTGGTCAGGTGGGAACGAGGGTCGCAGCAGCACTCGATGCAAATCACGACGTCGTAATGATCGACGTGAACACCGACCGGATTGACAGGCTCAGATATGACCTCGATGTGCTCACGGTACCTGGTGACAGTTCGGCCATTGAAACCCTCCGAGAGGCCGGCATCAAGGATGCCGATATTCTAATCGCTATTACCGACAGCGACGAGATCAACATCATCACCTGTGGCACAGCGAGGGCACTCACTGACGTTACGACGGTTGCACGCGTCAAGGATCTGAAATATATCGACACCTGGGATCAGGCTGAGAACGTCTTCGATGTCGATTTCATGGTCGGGAGTAACCTGCTGACAGTCGCCGCAGCAGCCGGAGGGATTGGCCTACCAGCTGCACAGAACTTCGATGTTTTCGCAGGCGGGACGGTTCAGATGGCCGAGTTCGAAATCAAGCCGGACAGTCCAATTCTCGGCCAAACGATCAGTGAAGCCGATGCGTACGACGCGCTCACGTTCGCTGTCATCTTCCGGAACGGAGCGACAATCTTTCCGACCGGGAAGACACGTATCCAACCGGGAGATAACGTGGTCGTCACGGGCCGACCCGATTCGGTCCACTCGTTCGGCACCGAACTGGCCCCACGAGAGACAGGTCCCCAGAACGTGCTGATCATCGGCGGGAGCGACACCGGCTACCATACGGCCCAGCTGCTTGAAGAGCGTGGTCTCCGTCCTCATCTCATCGAGACAGACGCTGACCGTGCCAGGGAACTCTCCGAACGGTTATCCGCCACCAGGGTTCGAAACAAGGACCCGACCGACCGGGACTTCCTCGAAGATGAACGGATGGCTGATGTCGATGTCGTGGTGGCAGCGCTCGCACACGACAGCGAAGAGAATCTGCTGGCTGCCCTGCGGGCCAAGCGAGAGGGCGCAGACCAGTCGGTCGCTATTGTAGACCACGGCGAGTACGTCGATCTGTTCGAAGATGCAGGGGTCGATATCGCTGTGAACCCGCGTCGAGCGACGGCTCGAGAGATCATCGAGTTCGTTCGTGACCAAGACACCCAGAACGTCGCTCTGCTGGAAGACAATCAAGCCGAGGTGATCGAGATCCGTATTGACACAGACAGCGTACTCGCAGGACGACCGATTAGCGAGGCGATCGGTGACCTTCCGGAGGATGTCGTCATTGGAGCGCTCACGCGCAACGGGAGCTACCGTATGCCCCGTGGCGATACCGTCATCGAACCGGGCGATCATGCTGTGATACTCGCTGATAGCGACGTCGTCGAGGACACGATCGAACAGCTGTAA
- a CDS encoding DoxX family membrane protein, which produces MRTKQTLQSEMLGRSVTFDYSETWVGYSLFFMRIVMGWTLFQGGITKLVTYIDGDPANNWTAAGFLQNAVPAGNPFTGFFASMAGMPIIDWLNMLGLTLTGLALLLGVFVRFSAFWGAVMMLFYWLAALQGGLLAGLPVAHGWVVDDHMVYAVLLFGLGAFGSGRILGLDSYIEDLSLVQNNKWLKLLLG; this is translated from the coding sequence ATGAGAACCAAACAGACTCTACAGTCGGAGATGCTCGGGCGCAGTGTCACGTTCGATTACTCGGAGACGTGGGTCGGTTACTCCCTGTTCTTCATGCGTATCGTGATGGGATGGACGCTGTTCCAAGGCGGAATCACGAAACTCGTCACGTACATCGACGGCGACCCCGCGAACAACTGGACTGCGGCAGGGTTCTTGCAGAACGCAGTGCCGGCAGGGAACCCATTTACCGGCTTTTTTGCCTCGATGGCGGGGATGCCGATTATTGACTGGTTGAACATGCTCGGACTGACCTTGACCGGCCTTGCCCTCTTGCTGGGCGTGTTCGTTCGGTTCAGCGCGTTCTGGGGCGCAGTGATGATGCTGTTCTACTGGCTCGCCGCGTTACAGGGCGGACTGCTAGCTGGCCTTCCGGTTGCCCACGGCTGGGTCGTCGACGACCACATGGTCTATGCTGTGTTGCTGTTCGGATTGGGTGCGTTCGGCTCGGGCCGCATCCTGGGCCTGGACAGTTACATCGAAGATTTGTCGCTCGTACAGAACAACAAGTGGCTCAAACTCCTGCTGGGCTGA